The sequence below is a genomic window from Paenibacillus sp. DCT19.
CCAGTTTATTCTCGATAGCTTATCGGATAAAAGTATGACGAACCGTGAAAGTGCGCTAGTGAAGCTGAAGAAGCTTACCTTGACGACAGACGAAATGAAGCAACTGGAGGCTTTGCTCAAATTGAAGACTGGTTCACTACGCCAGAAGGTTATACAGGTGCTGCTGCTTCAACCTGTAGATGAGCTTGAGAGTGCGTTGAAACGGCTTCTGACTGCCAAAGGTGAATTGCAGCGGCTAGGTGCGCTTGAATTGTTGACAGAGATTGCATCCGATCCGGAGCGAACATCACAACAAAACCAATTACAGCCATTAGCAGAGCTAATTACAGCGCCGTCAGCCAAGGAGCAGAAATTGCTGGATAAGCTGAACGAGCAGAATAGTCAGTATACCGCTGCGAATGGATTTGGTTTGTTCGACCCTTCACGGGAGCAGCCTTTGCTTGAGGAGCAGCGTGATTTTGGGAGCTTTAATGTGAAGGAGATGTTCACCCTTTCCTTGGAAAAGGCTGAACAATTCCTTGGTGCGCTTGATGCGTTGGTGCATGAGCATAGAGATGTGGAATATGAAGTGGAGTATTACGCAGGCTACAAAGAAACACTTCTGGTTGGTGCTAACCTGCGCGCGACGGTTCCTTATACACAACGTAATGAAATGCCTTTAATGGAGCAATTCCCGTTACATGAGGTGTGGGGGAATTTCATTCAGCATAACGGACTAGATCACCAGGAATTGCTACAACTCGTTTTCAGCATGCGGTTCCACGATTTGAATAAAAATTTGGACGACCATTACAGCTATTACAGTCAGGCATATGAATATGATGAGCTGCGGAAGATTCCGTTGCTGGAGGGTTGGCGCAAGGAGTTTGCAGAGCAGATCTACCCTTTAGCTTATTTAAAAGAATTGAAGGAACTGTTTAAGAAATTGACGTATTCCGAGCAAGTGGAAGCGATTGTTACAGCTGCTTTTGAGGATAGCAACAAGGCGGATACGTTCGAGATAGCTGAGAAGGCGTGGGCATTCATTATAGCGAGTATGCCGGAGGAACAGCTGGAGAAGGAAACGGGTATGCTCCATATCTTAACTGGTCCATGGAATTATCTCGTACGTGGTAGAATCCATGATGACAATAGCTTCAAGCGTTATTTCCAGACAGCCTATCAATTGAAGCACCTGGTCAAAGATACACATCCGTTAAACTTGTTATCGCTGGAAGACTTCTTACGTGCTTACAAACTTGAGTTAATTGACGATCAGGAGATTTATCAACAGTTGTTGACGGGTGCAGATCGCCATGGCTTTATCCGAGATTTAACGTATAGCCGTACCGAGGGTGTTGCGGATGATCCAGCACTGGTTCATATACGGGATACCGTTGTTAACCGTATTGTAGAGATTGAATTAACGCGGGGTGAGCTATCTACAGAAGTTAGCACACTAGCGATGAAGCTTGATCGAATTGAAGGCATGGAGCACTGGGTGCATCTTGTCTCCGCAATGGATCAGGACACCTTCGTTCGTGGTTATATTTATGGTTACGGGAATAACACAACACGTAAAGAAACATTCAGCTATCTGATTCAGAAATGTCATCCAAGAGCTGGTGAGAATGAGGAACTTCTGCGTGAGCTGCTTGAACGGTATCCAATTAAGGAGAAGAAATTACTTGAGGCAGCGATGTACGCACCGCAGTGGATGGAAATTGTGGCGAAATATCTAGGCTGGGAAGGGCTGCGTAGCGCAGCATGGTACTTCCATGCCCACATTAACGAGAGCTTTACGGCAGAAAAAGAAACGATTGTGGCGCATTATTCTCCAATCTCACCACAAGAGTTCAATGATGGTGCGTTTGATATTGCTTGGTTTGAGGAAGCGTACGCGGCAGTGGGTGAGGAACGTTTCAACCTGTTATATGATTGTGCCAAGTATATATCAGGCGGAGCCAATCATCGCAGATCACAATTGTTCGCAGATGCTGCTCTAGGGAAATTACGCCTTGAGGATATGCGGAAGTCTGTTGAAGATAAGCGTAACAAGGATCATTTGTTGACATACAGTCTGATTCCACTTGCTGAGGAACGGGAGCAAGACCTACGGGAACGGTATGACTTCATTCAGAAGTTTCTAATGCAGAGTAAACAATTTGGAGCACAGCGACGGGCTAGCGAGGGGGCTGCATCCCAGATTGCGTTGGGTAATCTGGCTCGAAATGCAGGCTACGCCGATATCACACGTCTGATCTGGGATATGGAAGCACGCAAGCTGGATGAGATGAAGTCTTATTTTGAGCCCCATGAACTGGATGAGACAACGACAGCACAATTGGTTATTGATGAGGAAGGACAGCCTGATCTCGTCTTGATCAGTAAAGGGAAGACACTCAAGTCTGTACCTGCAAGGTTTAAGAAGGATGGATATATCACTGAATTGAAGGAGTTAAAATCAGACCTGGTGCAGCAGTATCGCAGAGCTAGACAGGAGCTTGAGCGATCCATGACATCAGAGACTGCTTTTACCCGTGAAGAGATTACGAGTCTGTTCCAGAATCCAATTCTTCGACCTTTGGTGAGCAACCTTATATTCAAGAATGGTGAATATGTAGGTCGGTTCGATGCATCGACAGGTGGCCTGATTAGCGTGGATCAGGAAGGTTCTACTCACCCGCTGACAGATCAAGATGAGCTGTTGATTGCACATGCGTTACATCTGTACAACAGTGGTCAATGGAGTACGTTCCAACGTGATCTATTCACCCGTCAGGAGCGGCAGCCATTCAAGCAGGTATTCCGAGAGTTGTATCTGCCTAATGAGGATGAACTGGCGAATGGTACTCTATCCCGGCGCTATGCTGGATATCAGATTCAAACCCAAAAGACTGTGGCTCTGCTCAAAGGACGCCAGTGGACGGTAAGCTATGAAGAAGGTCTACAGAAGGTGAGTTATGAGCATAACCTAATTGCTAATCTGTATGCGATGGCAGACTGGTTCTCCCCGGCTGATACGGAGTCACCTACGCTGGAGACGGTTCAATTCTATGATCGCAAGACGTATAAGCCTGTAGCATTACAAGATGTGCCACCGATCTTCTTCTCTGAGATTATGCGTGATATTGATCTGGTTGTGAGTGTTGCACACGTGGGCGGAGTAGATCCAGAAGCAAGCTTGACAACAATTGAGATGCGTCATGTAATCGTCAATGAATCTCTGCGTTTGCTGAAAATAGACAATGTTCGTTTGGACGGGAATTATGCGCGCATTGATGGTGAGCTGGGAGAGTATGCTGTTCACCTAGGTAGCGGTAATGCGTTCAAACAAGCGACAGGAGCGCTTCACATTGTACCAGTGCATAGTCAGCACCGTGGACGTATCTTCTTGCCTTTCTTGGATGAAGATCCAAGAACTGCGGAGATTCTATCCAAGATTATGCTGCTGGCCGAAGATAAGAAAATCAAGGATCCTCAGATTCTTGCCCAATTGCAGAATTAGAATGATATTATAGATAAAACGAAGAGTGTTACTGTGCTCTCCGTTCTCGTGTAAAATATTTAGTTGCCTCTATATAGACAGACGTAGTATAAAAATCCATAGCCGGAGTACCTGTTAAAGGGGACTTCGGCTACTTCTCTATGTTCTTATTTATGAAGTCTATGTGGTGTATCCGGTTTCAAAATGACTTTGGACCCAGGGTCACCACAACTCCTTCCTGATATTGATAATTAATTGTATAAACTAGGAGGATGCAAGTGGGCCTATAAGACTGTTTTTAAAAGTGAATTTTTTGTACAAAAATTGTTACGGAAATGTAATTAATTCGTTTTCTTATGCTGTTAAATGCATTTGAAATCATGTGATTCATAAGAACTAGTAGTCGTTTATCCAGCCGATTTCCATATTTAAGGGGATGCAATCTCGTCGTGGGTCAGCTATCGTAAGAAAGCGAAATCGCTCGCTGGCTTGTAAGCGATGGTTGCTCAACGTAAGATGCAAGGCTTACCTGAATGCTTGAAGAGCTGGGCACACCCCAGTCTGCATTCCCTTGTATACATGTATTCAAGCGTGTAGACAAGACAAATGATCAAGAGAGAAGGAGAGCGCAACATGAACAGAAGACTCAATCTAATTTTCCTCAAACGATGGTTTATGGTGTTAATCATCGTGGCGGTTGCGGCTATGCCGTTGCACGCCTTCGCCGCAGAATCTGGGGCAGATCGCCCATGGATGAACCCATCCTTGACTGCGGAAGAACGTACCGAACTGCTACTTCAAGCGATGACGCTGGAAGAGAAGGTTGGTTTTGTGACAGGTAAAGTGAATAACTATTATGGTTTCTATAATGATGGTCTGGAGCGTCTGGGTATTCCTGCACTACAGATGGCTGATGGGCCAGAAGGTGTGCGGGTGGCAAACCCGGATGTTCAGGACAAAAAGTCCACGGCATTGCCTGCGCCGATTGCTCTGGCAGCATCTTGGGATACAGATCTAGCTAAGAAATACGGTGATCTGATCGGACAAGAAGCTCATGATACTACACATAATGTAGTGCTTGGCCCTGGACTGGATATTGCACGTACACCGTGGGGATCCCGTAACTTTGAATCACTGGGTGAGGATCCGTTGCTCGCTTCTGGTATGGGAGCAGCGTATGTGAACGGAATTCAGAGCAATCCTGTGATCGCGACAGCGAAACATTACCTTCTGAACAATCAGGAGACGGAGCGCTTTACCACCAATGCAACAGCAAGCGAGCGTGCGATACAAGAGGTGTATGCACGACCGTTCAAGGCTGTGGTAGAACAAGCAGATCTAGGATCAGCCATGTGTTCATTTAACCAGGTGAATGGTACATATGCTTGTGAGAACCAAGAGCTGCTGACGAACATACTGAAGGATCAGATTGGCTTCAAAGGCTTCGTGATGAGTGATTATGGTGCCAACTTCAGTACGGTAGAATCCGCTAATGCTGGACTTGATCTGGAAACACCAGGTGAGCCGTACGGTAAATGGGGAAGTAAGCTGCTGGAGGCCGTGAACAAAGGTGAGGTCAGCGAACAAACCATTGATGAAAAGGTTAGACGTATTCTGCTTCAAATGTTTGATAAAGGGCTGTTCGATAAGCCTGTAACGAATACAAGAATCAATGCGAAGGCAGATGGGGCAAAAGCTCGTCAGTTTGCAGAAGAGAGTATGGTTCTACTGCAAAATAATGATAATATGCTGCCACTCTCCGATAACAAGCTTAACTCCATTGCTGTAATCGGTCCGGATGCAGATACAGCATCTGCAGCTGGAGGCGGAAGTAGTTTGGTTAACCCAACGTATACCGTGAGTCCATTGGAAGGCATTCGCAAACGTGCTGGAAAAGGCGTTGATGTGAAGTATGCAGCGGGAACAGACCCTGTTTCGGCAGGGGATGCATTTAACGGTCCATCTGCGGTACCGTCTGCCATCTTGTCTCCAGCTAATGCTCAGAAGAGTGAGCAGAACTACGGGACAGATCAAGCAGAATTCGGCCTGCATGCAGAATACTGGACGAATAAAGACATGGAAGGTGACCCTGAACTTGTTCGCACAGACAATCAGGTCAACATGAATCTTGGGTTTTACAACTATGAAGGCTTCAATGCACAGTCTTCTAAACTTCCAGTGACACCGACCAAGTTTAACAGCAAAATGTCTGCTCGTTGGACAGGTGCAATTACAGCACCGAAGACGGGTGAATATCAGCTATCTCTAACGAGCTTAGGCTCTGCAAAATTGTATGTGGATGATCAGCTTCTTGTGGATAACCAGGGTGCTACTCTAAGCACAACGAAGAAAGGCATCACTTTGCAAGAAGGAGAGTCCCATAATATTCGCATTGAATATCGCACGGATTTCCCGGTACAGTCGAATCATGATATGGGAGCGCAGGTTCGTTTTGGCTGGGAAGCACCAGATGATGCAGTGGATGCCAAGATGCAAAAAGCTGTTGAACTGGCTAAAAAGTCAGACGTGGCGGTTGTTGTAACACGTACGTATGACAGTGAAGGTTATGTAGACCGTTCCGATCTAGAACTGCCTAACAACCAGGAGCAGTTGATCCGCAAGGTTGCGGCAGCCAATCCGAAGACAATTGTAGTACAGATGAGTGGGCGAGCTGTCGAGATGGATTCTTGGCAAAAAGAAGTGCCATCCATTGTACAAGCTTGGTATGCTGGTCAGGAACAAGGAAATGCTGTTGCTAGGGTATTGTTCGGGGATGTGAATCCTTCAGGTAAGCTACCTGTAACGTTCCCAGCAGATGACCAACAAACGCCAGTATCAACTGCAGCGCAGTTCCCTGGTGTAAATGGAGTAGGAAACTATTCGGAGGGAATCTTTGTAGGGTACAAAGGATATGAAAAGCAGGGACTGACACCCGCATTTGCGTTTGGTCATGGTCTGTCATATACAAGCTTTGATTACCGCAATCTGCATGTGAAGAGCAATGGCAAGGGAGATAACGCAAAGGTAGAAGTGTCTCTCAACCTGCGCAATACAGGCAAACGTTCGGGTGCCGAAGTGGTTCAAGTATATGTAGGCAATCTGCCAACAAAAGTAGAGACACCAGACAAACAGCTTGCTGGTTGGGCTAAGGTAGATCTCAAAGCAGGTAAACAGCAGCGTGTAAACATTAAGCTGGATCGTAGTGCCTTGTCTTATTGGGATGAGAAGTCGAATGAATGGATTATGCCTAAGGGTAAAGTATCTATCTATGTCGGTAGCGCTTCGGATGATGTCCGTCTGACAGGCAGTGTGAATATCGGAAGTCCTTCCGGTAAATAACAGGTAACAGAAATATCAGTCGTGGCCTTAGGGCCGCGGCTTTTTCTACAATAAGATCTTACAATCCTGACTGCAATACGATTGGAGAATTCCGAGTAGACAGGATAAGGAGTGTGAAAAAGATGAGAAGAGTGCTTCCGCGGAACAGGCTGGGAGGCGGGATAAATCTTATTATCGTATTCGCCACATGCATTATATTATTGCTGGTATGGTTTGTATTACGTAACCTCAGAGAAGAACCCGTTCCACCCCCTGTAGATCAGACGCAATCCGAGGTGGAAGCGTGGTTGACTACAGGGGATCAGCAACACTTGCTCGCCCGCAGCAGTCGATTCCGTTAGTTCAAAGTGAAAGAACTAGCTCATCCCCACTAGAAGCCACAATCACGATTAATCCCGAGAAGACCTATCAAACGATGGATGGGTTTGGGGCAGCCATGACAGGATCGTCCGCACATCTCATGAACCAACTCCCACAAGAAAAGCGGGAACAGTTGCTTCATGATCTGTTTACCTCCGAGGGACTAAATATGGATATGGTCAGACATACCATCGGAGCTTCCGATTATTCGGTGGATGCGTCTGGTGCACCTGCAAGCTATACCTATGATGATGTGGAATCAGGAACAGATTACGCAATGGAACATTTCTCGATTGATCAGGATCAGGAGGTTGTAGGTATGCTGCAACAGGTGATCGGATTGAAGCCACATATGAAAATCATGGGCACACCATGGACAGCACCAGCATGGATGAAATATGGCGAGAAAACCTTACACGGTTGGTATTTGAATTATGAAGATCCGCAGGTATATGAAGTTTACGCACAATATTTTGTGAGATATATTCAAGCCTACCAAGACAAAGGACTGCCCATCTATGGGGTTACGCTCCAGAATGAACCGGGATTCACTTCTCCGAATTATCCCAGTATGAGTATGGGTGCTGAAGAACAGGCAGGTTTTATACGTGATTACCTCGGCCCGGCGCTACGAAAGGCAGGGCTAGACACCAGAATCATTGCGTATGATCACAATTGGGATGAAGGTGTAGAATATACCGATCAGGTTCTAGGGATAAACAGGCTGCCACCTATATTGATGGCTCGGCTTTTCATTGTTACGCCGGTGATCCTTCTGCCATGTCGGAGGTACATGATCGTTTTCCGGACAAGTCTATTTATTTCACGGAATGTAGTGGAGGAGCGTGGAGCCCTGATTTTGGCGAAAATCTGAGCTGGCAAATGTCCAACATTATGATTGGTGCACCGCGAAACTGGGCACAAAGTGTGTTGCTCTGGAACATCGCATTAGATCCACAAGGTGGACCA
It includes:
- a CDS encoding DUF4132 domain-containing protein, whose amino-acid sequence is MNQQEQEQVYLNGLREKAASLPEEQHELATYVVELAGLGYLREDEKLYLNMRHTLLQLAADTGRPLFQPILDILDHVASEQLYARFRYIAEQAPKYPYSNNYERRPFRTADPVLHMGQVLRKLVGLFRMEIRSFSLTEYVSLREYKFDYQYEIRWVLPDCIAYELDHDNGEMKQALHDIIYGDNQNALLSGEMIKGIVLSNQAEAYQMVGELLVAARLQEGLRQSIVERMDEGTIEAYIYILKIIIDNNLIRFSSVVRALAVWTGIGIEAANQRVATQLITQAYEALVDSEVRAAWQLEDNANKLFISLWATAVIEENELGAKVIQIMDQGQLYQQIVAQYVLANSQNRELRLILARQYLGGHDTELMHWIVQNYDAMYTYDWGRFDDGDQQRRVHVWPLPVFSDKAVRRRDFDIFKQMLEFIPQAGAGGPSGVLDFVHYRIDVDDVVKKMLYLTAYDMDSEWISEVVVLKDKLSPDLRGELLTLFLQDPNQEVQRQFILDSLSDKSMTNRESALVKLKKLTLTTDEMKQLEALLKLKTGSLRQKVIQVLLLQPVDELESALKRLLTAKGELQRLGALELLTEIASDPERTSQQNQLQPLAELITAPSAKEQKLLDKLNEQNSQYTAANGFGLFDPSREQPLLEEQRDFGSFNVKEMFTLSLEKAEQFLGALDALVHEHRDVEYEVEYYAGYKETLLVGANLRATVPYTQRNEMPLMEQFPLHEVWGNFIQHNGLDHQELLQLVFSMRFHDLNKNLDDHYSYYSQAYEYDELRKIPLLEGWRKEFAEQIYPLAYLKELKELFKKLTYSEQVEAIVTAAFEDSNKADTFEIAEKAWAFIIASMPEEQLEKETGMLHILTGPWNYLVRGRIHDDNSFKRYFQTAYQLKHLVKDTHPLNLLSLEDFLRAYKLELIDDQEIYQQLLTGADRHGFIRDLTYSRTEGVADDPALVHIRDTVVNRIVEIELTRGELSTEVSTLAMKLDRIEGMEHWVHLVSAMDQDTFVRGYIYGYGNNTTRKETFSYLIQKCHPRAGENEELLRELLERYPIKEKKLLEAAMYAPQWMEIVAKYLGWEGLRSAAWYFHAHINESFTAEKETIVAHYSPISPQEFNDGAFDIAWFEEAYAAVGEERFNLLYDCAKYISGGANHRRSQLFADAALGKLRLEDMRKSVEDKRNKDHLLTYSLIPLAEEREQDLRERYDFIQKFLMQSKQFGAQRRASEGAASQIALGNLARNAGYADITRLIWDMEARKLDEMKSYFEPHELDETTTAQLVIDEEGQPDLVLISKGKTLKSVPARFKKDGYITELKELKSDLVQQYRRARQELERSMTSETAFTREEITSLFQNPILRPLVSNLIFKNGEYVGRFDASTGGLISVDQEGSTHPLTDQDELLIAHALHLYNSGQWSTFQRDLFTRQERQPFKQVFRELYLPNEDELANGTLSRRYAGYQIQTQKTVALLKGRQWTVSYEEGLQKVSYEHNLIANLYAMADWFSPADTESPTLETVQFYDRKTYKPVALQDVPPIFFSEIMRDIDLVVSVAHVGGVDPEASLTTIEMRHVIVNESLRLLKIDNVRLDGNYARIDGELGEYAVHLGSGNAFKQATGALHIVPVHSQHRGRIFLPFLDEDPRTAEILSKIMLLAEDKKIKDPQILAQLQN
- a CDS encoding beta-glucosidase, which encodes MNRRLNLIFLKRWFMVLIIVAVAAMPLHAFAAESGADRPWMNPSLTAEERTELLLQAMTLEEKVGFVTGKVNNYYGFYNDGLERLGIPALQMADGPEGVRVANPDVQDKKSTALPAPIALAASWDTDLAKKYGDLIGQEAHDTTHNVVLGPGLDIARTPWGSRNFESLGEDPLLASGMGAAYVNGIQSNPVIATAKHYLLNNQETERFTTNATASERAIQEVYARPFKAVVEQADLGSAMCSFNQVNGTYACENQELLTNILKDQIGFKGFVMSDYGANFSTVESANAGLDLETPGEPYGKWGSKLLEAVNKGEVSEQTIDEKVRRILLQMFDKGLFDKPVTNTRINAKADGAKARQFAEESMVLLQNNDNMLPLSDNKLNSIAVIGPDADTASAAGGGSSLVNPTYTVSPLEGIRKRAGKGVDVKYAAGTDPVSAGDAFNGPSAVPSAILSPANAQKSEQNYGTDQAEFGLHAEYWTNKDMEGDPELVRTDNQVNMNLGFYNYEGFNAQSSKLPVTPTKFNSKMSARWTGAITAPKTGEYQLSLTSLGSAKLYVDDQLLVDNQGATLSTTKKGITLQEGESHNIRIEYRTDFPVQSNHDMGAQVRFGWEAPDDAVDAKMQKAVELAKKSDVAVVVTRTYDSEGYVDRSDLELPNNQEQLIRKVAAANPKTIVVQMSGRAVEMDSWQKEVPSIVQAWYAGQEQGNAVARVLFGDVNPSGKLPVTFPADDQQTPVSTAAQFPGVNGVGNYSEGIFVGYKGYEKQGLTPAFAFGHGLSYTSFDYRNLHVKSNGKGDNAKVEVSLNLRNTGKRSGAEVVQVYVGNLPTKVETPDKQLAGWAKVDLKAGKQQRVNIKLDRSALSYWDEKSNEWIMPKGKVSIYVGSASDDVRLTGSVNIGSPSGK